In Bacillus toyonensis BCT-7112, a single window of DNA contains:
- a CDS encoding fatty acid--CoA ligase family protein, with translation MNLVQSLAETAKQKGDKPAYVFMDQSVSYDQLNKMVTRFSSNLAEMGIGKGDNVALVVGNSPHFLVGLYGTMKAGATVIPVNPIYTADEMHYILQNGDVKTIIVLDVLLPVIQSLTTRLPSLENIIICETSSDFNHIETEKMKTFTSFIGTGDATYEGPELDEEDVAVILYTSGTTGKPKGAMLTNKNLYSNASDVASYLQYTADDRVVAALPMFHVFCLTVAVNAPIVNGATILMLPKFSPKEVFRICRTYEPTIFAGVPTMYNYLYLFEEASAEDVKTLRLCISGGASMPVALLQNFEKRFDVIVSEGYGLSEASPVTCFNPLDRPRKPGSIGTNIWHVENKIVNELGEDVPVGAVGELIVRGPNVMKGYYNAPEDTAATLKDGWLYTGDLAKMDEEGYFYIVDRKKDIVLVGGYNVYPREVEEVLYTHESVAEVVVIGVPDENLGEAVRAFVVLKQTNVTEEELMHYCTLHLAKYKVPMSIEFLTELPKNTTGKLLRRALREKAMQV, from the coding sequence GTGAATCTCGTTCAATCTTTGGCTGAAACGGCAAAACAGAAGGGGGATAAACCGGCTTATGTTTTTATGGATCAGTCGGTCTCGTATGACCAATTAAACAAAATGGTCACAAGGTTTTCTAGCAATTTAGCAGAAATGGGCATTGGAAAAGGGGACAATGTCGCATTAGTTGTTGGGAATTCACCACATTTTTTAGTCGGTTTATACGGAACAATGAAAGCTGGGGCAACTGTTATACCAGTTAATCCAATTTATACAGCAGACGAAATGCATTATATTTTACAAAATGGAGATGTAAAAACAATCATCGTACTCGACGTCCTTCTACCTGTTATACAATCTCTTACAACAAGACTTCCTTCACTAGAGAACATCATCATATGCGAAACCTCATCAGATTTTAATCATATAGAAACCGAAAAAATGAAAACGTTTACTAGTTTTATAGGAACTGGAGATGCGACTTACGAAGGTCCGGAACTAGATGAAGAAGATGTAGCGGTTATCCTCTACACTTCAGGCACAACTGGAAAACCAAAAGGTGCTATGTTAACAAATAAAAATTTATATAGTAACGCAAGCGATGTGGCGTCGTATTTACAATATACGGCCGATGATCGCGTCGTTGCGGCACTGCCTATGTTCCATGTATTCTGTTTAACAGTTGCGGTAAATGCACCGATTGTGAACGGGGCAACGATTTTAATGTTACCGAAATTTAGTCCGAAAGAAGTGTTCCGTATTTGTCGTACGTATGAACCAACGATTTTTGCTGGCGTACCGACGATGTACAATTATTTATATTTATTTGAAGAAGCAAGCGCAGAAGATGTGAAGACGCTTCGCCTTTGTATTTCAGGTGGTGCGTCAATGCCTGTTGCTCTTCTGCAAAACTTTGAAAAACGTTTTGACGTAATTGTTTCAGAAGGATACGGTTTATCAGAAGCATCACCAGTTACTTGTTTCAATCCGTTAGATCGCCCGCGTAAACCAGGGTCAATCGGCACAAATATTTGGCATGTAGAAAATAAAATTGTGAATGAACTTGGGGAAGACGTACCAGTCGGCGCAGTCGGTGAATTAATTGTTCGTGGACCTAATGTTATGAAGGGTTACTATAATGCACCAGAAGATACAGCTGCGACATTAAAAGATGGCTGGCTATATACAGGAGACTTAGCGAAAATGGATGAAGAAGGTTACTTCTATATCGTTGATCGTAAAAAAGATATCGTCCTAGTTGGTGGTTATAACGTCTACCCTCGTGAAGTAGAGGAGGTACTATATACGCACGAATCAGTAGCTGAAGTTGTCGTAATTGGTGTACCAGACGAAAACTTAGGAGAAGCAGTGCGTGCTTTCGTCGTTCTGAAACAAACGAACGTAACAGAAGAAGAGCTGATGCATTATTGCACGTTACATTTAGCAAAATATAAAGTGCCAATGAGCATAGAGTTTTTAACAGAATTGCCGAAGAATACGACGGGTAAGTTGTTAAGAAGAGCTTTGAGAGAAAAAGCGATGCAAGTGTAA